A genomic window from Syntrophobacterales bacterium includes:
- a CDS encoding DegT/DnrJ/EryC1/StrS family aminotransferase, which produces MDFIDLKTQQKRIKETLDTNIQKVLAHGQYIMGPEVGELEERLAAYVGVKHAVSCASGTDALLMALMACGVGPGDAIFTTPFTFVATAEVISLLGATPVFVDIDPPTWNIDPARLEQAIRAVEANDPTLHPLPAIGGNGTAFASAPFARAAGLAAAPLTGESGALRPRGIIPVDLFGLPAAYDAIASIARDHGLFLIEDAAQSFGAEYNGKKTCSFGQIGCTSFFPAKPLGCYGDGGMCFTGDDALAAALRSLRIHGQGRDKYDNARIGINGRMDTLQAAILLAKMDIFPEEIELRQTVAQRYNDLITNAPAPAAALPADFSRLTPQHVPANCKSAWAQYSVLAKSGAERMALMERLRQAGIPTAIYYPKPLHLQGAFANLGYRSGAFPASEDAASRIFSLPMHPYLQVTGSGLKI; this is translated from the coding sequence ATGGATTTTATCGATCTTAAGACCCAGCAAAAGAGAATCAAAGAGACACTGGATACAAATATCCAGAAGGTTCTGGCGCACGGCCAATACATCATGGGCCCGGAGGTGGGGGAGCTGGAGGAAAGGCTGGCCGCGTATGTCGGCGTAAAGCACGCTGTCAGTTGCGCCTCGGGGACGGACGCCCTGTTGATGGCGCTCATGGCCTGCGGAGTCGGCCCGGGCGACGCGATTTTTACGACTCCCTTTACGTTCGTTGCCACCGCCGAGGTGATCAGCCTCCTCGGCGCGACTCCGGTTTTCGTCGATATCGACCCCCCGACCTGGAATATCGATCCGGCAAGGCTCGAACAGGCGATCCGGGCGGTCGAAGCTAATGATCCTACCCTGCACCCGCTGCCGGCGATTGGCGGGAATGGCACTGCCTTTGCCTCCGCGCCGTTTGCCCGGGCGGCGGGTCTCGCCGCGGCGCCGCTTACGGGCGAAAGCGGCGCTCTTCGCCCCCGAGGCATCATTCCCGTCGATCTCTTCGGTCTTCCCGCCGCTTACGACGCCATCGCAAGCATTGCCCGCGACCACGGCCTTTTCCTCATCGAAGACGCCGCCCAGTCCTTCGGCGCCGAATACAATGGCAAAAAGACCTGCTCTTTCGGCCAGATCGGCTGCACCTCCTTCTTCCCGGCCAAGCCGCTGGGCTGCTACGGCGACGGCGGGATGTGCTTCACCGGCGACGACGCCCTTGCCGCCGCGCTGCGCTCCCTCCGCATTCACGGCCAGGGCCGCGACAAATACGACAACGCCCGCATCGGCATCAACGGCCGGATGGACACCCTGCAGGCCGCAATCCTCTTGGCGAAAATGGACATCTTCCCGGAAGAGATCGAACTGCGCCAGACAGTTGCCCAGCGCTATAACGACCTGATAACAAATGCCCCGGCGCCCGCTGCCGCTTTGCCAGCCGACTTCTCCCGCCTGACTCCGCAGCACGTTCCCGCAAATTGCAAAAGCGCCTGGGCGCAATACTCCGTCCTCGCAAAAAGCGGGGCCGAGCGGATGGCATTGATGGAGCGACTCCGGCAGGCAGGCATCCCCACCGCCATCTACTACCCCAAGCCGCTGCACCTCCAGGGGGCCTTTGCGAATCTCGGCTACAGGTCCGGCGCCTTCCCCGCAAGTGAAGACGCCGCCTCCCGCATTTTCAGCCTCCCCATGCACCCCTATCTTCAAGTTACGGGGTCAGGTCTCAAAATTTAG
- a CDS encoding transposase, whose amino-acid sequence MSRCPLHVTSRGNGRQKIFFDDYDNRKFLELLGKTVERFNWLCHSFCLMVNHYHLMIETPDANLSSGMHHLNATFGQAHNKTHDTVGHLFQGRFKAIVVDRESYLLELSRYVVLNPVRAGMVARPEDWPWSSYRATVGLPPAEKTGFLTTSWLLGQFGSDEATARKNYADFVASGIGLDSPWPKLQSQLFLGGETFIDQLKGAIPEKTAVREIPKIQRHANRPPLQDIFGVWKTRRRRDEAILAAHITHGYAQKEIADFLSIHYTTVSYATKRSIIKR is encoded by the coding sequence ATTTCCCGGTGCCCTTTACATGTAACCTCCCGGGGAAACGGACGTCAGAAAATATTTTTCGACGACTATGATAACCGCAAGTTTCTGGAACTACTCGGCAAAACGGTGGAGCGCTTCAACTGGCTCTGCCATTCCTTCTGCCTGATGGTGAATCATTACCATCTGATGATCGAGACGCCGGATGCGAATCTTTCAAGCGGCATGCACCATCTCAACGCGACCTTCGGCCAGGCGCACAACAAAACACATGACACCGTTGGTCACCTGTTCCAGGGGCGTTTCAAGGCGATTGTCGTTGATCGCGAAAGCTATCTGCTGGAGTTGTCCCGCTACGTTGTTTTGAACCCTGTCCGGGCGGGAATGGTCGCCCGACCCGAAGACTGGCCCTGGAGCAGCTACCGTGCCACGGTTGGCCTGCCGCCTGCCGAGAAAACAGGATTTTTGACAACGTCCTGGCTTCTCGGCCAGTTTGGTTCCGATGAAGCGACTGCCCGAAAAAACTATGCCGATTTTGTCGCGTCGGGAATTGGGTTAGATTCGCCGTGGCCGAAGCTGCAATCCCAGCTTTTTCTCGGCGGGGAGACCTTCATCGACCAGCTCAAGGGCGCCATCCCTGAAAAAACAGCCGTAAGGGAAATTCCGAAAATTCAGCGCCACGCAAACCGCCCGCCCTTGCAGGATATTTTCGGCGTCTGGAAAACAAGACGGAGGCGGGACGAGGCGATCCTTGCCGCTCACATTACCCACGGGTATGCGCAAAAGGAGATCGCCGATTTTCTGAGCATCCACTACACGACCGTGAGTTACGCGACCAAGCGTTCAATAATTAAACGCTAA